The Stegostoma tigrinum isolate sSteTig4 unplaced genomic scaffold, sSteTig4.hap1 scaffold_410, whole genome shotgun sequence genome includes a window with the following:
- the LOC125448675 gene encoding probable G-protein coupled receptor 139: protein MSLGFLIKLKILWAITALQKIYYPVLATFSVLVNVIAIVVLVRGKCGLSKCVTHFLVAMAGADLLVIIFDLILRQIPIAYREDFFFLNFVSLCNIHAVMLYAATDCSVWFTVMFTFDRFVAICCQKLRSKHCTKKTACVVLGTVTVLSCLKNIFWCFLYSSSYWLSNTPWFCSVMYAVITSIAWTIVELMHYIITPFIPFVLILVLNALTVKNIILANRARRRLLGQSTGDSPSDPEMGSRRKSMILLFVISGNFITLWMVFIAYSVLKRFDYLGYPVPLPTFVNEIGFMLQLLSCATNTFIYAVTQRKFREELKNGVMYPFIKLVKIIC, encoded by the exons atgtctcttgGTTTTTTGATCAAGTTGAAGATTCTGTGGGCGATTACTGCTTTACAGAAGATTTATTATCCAGTTTTAGCCACGTTTAGTGTCCTGG TTAATGTGATTGCAATAGTGGTCCTGGTTCGAGGAAAGTGCGGCCTTTCCAAATGTGTGACTCATTTCCTGGTGGCCATGGCAGGAGCAGATCTGTTGGTCATTATCTTTGATCTGATACTACGACAAATTCCTATTGCATATCGGGAGGACTTCTTTTTTCTGAATTTTGTCTCCTTGTGCAACATCCATGCTGTTATGCTTTATGCTGCCacagactgttctgtctggttcaccgtcatgTTCACCTTTGATCGGTTTGTAGCCATTTGCTGCCAAAAGCTGAGAAGTAAACATTGCACCAAGAAAACAGCGTGTGTGGTTttaggaacagtgactgtgctgagttgtttgaagaacattttctggtgtTTCTTGTATTCAAGTAGTTACTGGCTTTCTAATACCCCATGGTTTTGTAGCGTGATGTATGCTGTAATTACTTCAATTGCCTGGACTATCGTTGAATTGATGCATTACATAATTACGCCATTCATTCCATTTGTTTTGATTCTAGTGTTAAATGCATTGACTGTCAAAAATATTATATTAGCCaacagagcccgcaggagactcctaGGTCAGTCAACTGGGGACAGTCCCAGTGACCCAGAGATGGGGAGTCGGAGGAAATCCATGATTTTGCTTTTTGTTATATCTGGCAATTTCATTACACTATGGATGGTGTTCATTGCTTATTCCGTATTAAAGCGATTTGATTACTTGGGATATCCAGTTCCGCTGCCAACATTTGTGAATGAGATTGGCTTCATGCTCCAGCTCCTGAGTTGCGCCACGAACACCTTTATTTATGCAGTTACCCAGAGGAAATTCAGAGAAGAGTTGAAGAATGGAGTAATGTATCCCTTCATTAAGTTGGTCAAAATAATTTGTTGA